Proteins encoded in a region of the Manis javanica isolate MJ-LG chromosome 15, MJ_LKY, whole genome shotgun sequence genome:
- the ZNF74 gene encoding zinc finger protein 74 isoform X2 produces METPAPKPRDTALPSQDPVLPFKENPEDTWGQGPLEAKSEELVTFKDVAVDFTQEEWGQLDSPQRALYRDVMLENYRNLLALGPPVCKPDVISHLERGEEPWQVPREALGGACPDREPRLGLKEELSEQRGVCKEELAQELGTGQLVRSWLHSRAPGSGPAWEGPAAAPSRGEAVLWKQSPASCADASANCYQQGHKAFEEDAPSRCPLLAQPSVPTEADSPDGHVENIQPREAGAKHQMTCTARNSCKSSRHGKYPPGSTQQGAGPGEGLFVCGECGKAFHQSTSLTLHRRWHAREKAYKCSECGKAFTWSTSLTEHQRIHTGEKPFFCIECGKAFSCHSSLNVHHRIHTGERPYKCSACEKAFSCSSLLNMHLRVHTGEKPYKCTECGKAFNQRTHLTRHHRIHTGEKPYKCDACGKAFTCHSSLTVHERIHNGDKPFKCSSCEKAFSNRSRLTLHQRIHTGEKPFKCSDCGKGFSCHSYLVVHQRIHSGEKPFKCNECGKAFSSHSYLIVHQRIHTGEKPFDCSRCWKAFSCHSSLIVHQRIHTGEKPYKCRECGKAFSQNHCLIKHQKIHSGEKSFKCNECGEVFSWSAHLAEHQRTHSEKPFAIQFNKHLLSTYYVPGSLLGTEDTGVGGVDPMNALDMAELLCVAPPPASRNFPLGSKPGN; encoded by the exons ATGGAGACCCCTGCCCCGAAGCCCCGGGACACAG ctctgccctctcaGGACCCTGTACTTCCCTTCAAAGAGAATCCAGAGGACACGTGGGGTCAGGGTCCCCTGGAAGCCAAGTCCGAG GAACTGGTGACTTTCAAGGACGTGGCTGTGGACTTTACCCAGGAGGAGTGGGGCCAGCTGGACTCGCCTCAGCGGGCCCTGTACCGCGACGTGATGCTGGAGAACTACCGGAACCTCCTTGCCCTGG GGCCTCCAGTCTGCAAGCCGGATGTGATCTCCCACCTGGAACGAGGCGAGGAGCCCTGGCAGGTGCCTAGAGAAGCCCTTGGAGGGGCGTGTCCAG ACCGGGAGCCCAGGCTGGGGCTGAAGGAGGAGTTGTCTGAGCAGCGGGGCGTTTGCAAGGAAGAGCTGGCTCAGGAGCTGGGCACCGGGCAGCTGGTCAGGTCCTGGCTCCACAGCCGTGCTCCAGGCAGTGGGCCTGCCTGGGAGGGCCCAGCTGCTGCTCCATCCCGAGGCGAGGCTGTGCTCTGGAAGCAGTCGCCCGCCAGCTGTGCAGATGCATCTGCGAACTGCTACCAGCAGGGACACAAGGCATTTGAGGAGGATGCTCCCTCCAGGTGCCCCCTCTTGGCCCAGCCAAGTGTTCCCACAGAAGCCGACTCTCCTGATGGACATGTGGAGAATATCCAGCCCAGAGAGGCAGGAGCGAAGCACCAGATGACGTGCACAGCCAGGAACTCCTGCAAGTCCAGCAGACACGGAAAATACCCGCCAGGGAGCACGCAGCAGGGTGCAGGCCCCGGGGAGGGTCTTTTTGTGTGTGGggagtgtgggaaagccttccACCAGAGCACATCCCTCACTCTGCACAGGCGCTGGCATGCGCGTGAGAAAGCCTACAAGTGCAGCGAGTGTGGCAAGGCCTTCACCTGGAGCACCAGCCTCACTGAGCACCAGCGGATCCACACGGGCGAGAAACCTTTCTTCTGCATCgagtgtgggaaagccttcagctGCCACTCGTCACTGAATGTGCACCACCGGATCCACACGGGTGAGAGGCCCTACAAGTGCAGCGCCTGTGAGAAGGCCTTCAGCTGCAGCTCACTGCTTAACATGCACCTCCGGGTACACACGGGCGAGAAGCCCTACAAGTGCACTGAATGTGGCAAGGCCTTCAACCAGAGGACACACCTGACACGCCACCACAGGATCCACACGGGCGAGAAGCCCTACAAGTGTGACGCGTGCGGCAAGGCCTTCACGTGCCACTCATCCCTGACCGTGCACGAGAGGATCCACAACGGCGACAAGCCGTTTAAATGCTCTTCCTGCGAGAAGGCCTTCAGCAACCGCTCACGCCTCACCCTGCACCAGCGGATCCACACCGGGGAGAAGCCCTTCAAGTGCAGTGACTGTGGGAAGGGTTTCAGCTGCCACTCCTACCTAGTGGTGCACCAGCGGATCCACAGCGGGGAGAAGCCCTTCAAGTGCAACGAATGTGGCAAGGCCTTCAGCTCCCACTCCTACCTAATCGTGCACCAGCGGATCCACACCGGGGAGAAGCCTTTCGACTGCAGCCGCTGCTGGAAGGCCTTCAGCTGCCACTCATCCCTCATCGTGCACCAGCGGATCCACACGGGCGAGAAGCCCTACAAGTGCAGGGAGTGCGGCAAAGCCTTCAGCCAGAACCACTGTCTCATTAAACATCAGAAAATCCACTCTGGGGAGAAGTCGTTTAAATGCAATGAGTGTGGTGAGGTGTTCAGCTGGAGTGCGCACCTCGCCGAGCATCAGAGGACGCACAGCGAGAAGCCCTTTGCCATCCAGTTCAACAAGCACctgctgagcacctactacgtGCCTGGCAGCCTGCTGGGCACAGAGGACACAGGTGTTGGCGGCGTAGACCCAATGAATGCCCTGGACATGGCAGAGCTCCTGTGCGTGGCTCCGCCCCCAGCCAGCAGGAATTTCCCCCTGGGCAGCAAGCCCGGGAACTGA
- the ZNF74 gene encoding zinc finger protein 74 isoform X1 yields the protein METPAPKPRDTALPSQDPVLPFKENPEDTWGQGPLEAKSEELVTFKDVAVDFTQEEWGQLDSPQRALYRDVMLENYRNLLALAGPPVCKPDVISHLERGEEPWQVPREALGGACPDREPRLGLKEELSEQRGVCKEELAQELGTGQLVRSWLHSRAPGSGPAWEGPAAAPSRGEAVLWKQSPASCADASANCYQQGHKAFEEDAPSRCPLLAQPSVPTEADSPDGHVENIQPREAGAKHQMTCTARNSCKSSRHGKYPPGSTQQGAGPGEGLFVCGECGKAFHQSTSLTLHRRWHAREKAYKCSECGKAFTWSTSLTEHQRIHTGEKPFFCIECGKAFSCHSSLNVHHRIHTGERPYKCSACEKAFSCSSLLNMHLRVHTGEKPYKCTECGKAFNQRTHLTRHHRIHTGEKPYKCDACGKAFTCHSSLTVHERIHNGDKPFKCSSCEKAFSNRSRLTLHQRIHTGEKPFKCSDCGKGFSCHSYLVVHQRIHSGEKPFKCNECGKAFSSHSYLIVHQRIHTGEKPFDCSRCWKAFSCHSSLIVHQRIHTGEKPYKCRECGKAFSQNHCLIKHQKIHSGEKSFKCNECGEVFSWSAHLAEHQRTHSEKPFAIQFNKHLLSTYYVPGSLLGTEDTGVGGVDPMNALDMAELLCVAPPPASRNFPLGSKPGN from the exons ATGGAGACCCCTGCCCCGAAGCCCCGGGACACAG ctctgccctctcaGGACCCTGTACTTCCCTTCAAAGAGAATCCAGAGGACACGTGGGGTCAGGGTCCCCTGGAAGCCAAGTCCGAG GAACTGGTGACTTTCAAGGACGTGGCTGTGGACTTTACCCAGGAGGAGTGGGGCCAGCTGGACTCGCCTCAGCGGGCCCTGTACCGCGACGTGATGCTGGAGAACTACCGGAACCTCCTTGCCCTGG CAGGGCCTCCAGTCTGCAAGCCGGATGTGATCTCCCACCTGGAACGAGGCGAGGAGCCCTGGCAGGTGCCTAGAGAAGCCCTTGGAGGGGCGTGTCCAG ACCGGGAGCCCAGGCTGGGGCTGAAGGAGGAGTTGTCTGAGCAGCGGGGCGTTTGCAAGGAAGAGCTGGCTCAGGAGCTGGGCACCGGGCAGCTGGTCAGGTCCTGGCTCCACAGCCGTGCTCCAGGCAGTGGGCCTGCCTGGGAGGGCCCAGCTGCTGCTCCATCCCGAGGCGAGGCTGTGCTCTGGAAGCAGTCGCCCGCCAGCTGTGCAGATGCATCTGCGAACTGCTACCAGCAGGGACACAAGGCATTTGAGGAGGATGCTCCCTCCAGGTGCCCCCTCTTGGCCCAGCCAAGTGTTCCCACAGAAGCCGACTCTCCTGATGGACATGTGGAGAATATCCAGCCCAGAGAGGCAGGAGCGAAGCACCAGATGACGTGCACAGCCAGGAACTCCTGCAAGTCCAGCAGACACGGAAAATACCCGCCAGGGAGCACGCAGCAGGGTGCAGGCCCCGGGGAGGGTCTTTTTGTGTGTGGggagtgtgggaaagccttccACCAGAGCACATCCCTCACTCTGCACAGGCGCTGGCATGCGCGTGAGAAAGCCTACAAGTGCAGCGAGTGTGGCAAGGCCTTCACCTGGAGCACCAGCCTCACTGAGCACCAGCGGATCCACACGGGCGAGAAACCTTTCTTCTGCATCgagtgtgggaaagccttcagctGCCACTCGTCACTGAATGTGCACCACCGGATCCACACGGGTGAGAGGCCCTACAAGTGCAGCGCCTGTGAGAAGGCCTTCAGCTGCAGCTCACTGCTTAACATGCACCTCCGGGTACACACGGGCGAGAAGCCCTACAAGTGCACTGAATGTGGCAAGGCCTTCAACCAGAGGACACACCTGACACGCCACCACAGGATCCACACGGGCGAGAAGCCCTACAAGTGTGACGCGTGCGGCAAGGCCTTCACGTGCCACTCATCCCTGACCGTGCACGAGAGGATCCACAACGGCGACAAGCCGTTTAAATGCTCTTCCTGCGAGAAGGCCTTCAGCAACCGCTCACGCCTCACCCTGCACCAGCGGATCCACACCGGGGAGAAGCCCTTCAAGTGCAGTGACTGTGGGAAGGGTTTCAGCTGCCACTCCTACCTAGTGGTGCACCAGCGGATCCACAGCGGGGAGAAGCCCTTCAAGTGCAACGAATGTGGCAAGGCCTTCAGCTCCCACTCCTACCTAATCGTGCACCAGCGGATCCACACCGGGGAGAAGCCTTTCGACTGCAGCCGCTGCTGGAAGGCCTTCAGCTGCCACTCATCCCTCATCGTGCACCAGCGGATCCACACGGGCGAGAAGCCCTACAAGTGCAGGGAGTGCGGCAAAGCCTTCAGCCAGAACCACTGTCTCATTAAACATCAGAAAATCCACTCTGGGGAGAAGTCGTTTAAATGCAATGAGTGTGGTGAGGTGTTCAGCTGGAGTGCGCACCTCGCCGAGCATCAGAGGACGCACAGCGAGAAGCCCTTTGCCATCCAGTTCAACAAGCACctgctgagcacctactacgtGCCTGGCAGCCTGCTGGGCACAGAGGACACAGGTGTTGGCGGCGTAGACCCAATGAATGCCCTGGACATGGCAGAGCTCCTGTGCGTGGCTCCGCCCCCAGCCAGCAGGAATTTCCCCCTGGGCAGCAAGCCCGGGAACTGA